A region from the Mustela erminea isolate mMusErm1 chromosome 10, mMusErm1.Pri, whole genome shotgun sequence genome encodes:
- the RHBDL2 gene encoding rhomboid-related protein 2 yields MSDPFAVCAEEENRPMVEGGPRTMAADHDLEMEDMNLNMDRDMEGELEEEQEMREDGGREDPFKSKKVHRVVSKWMLPEKVRRTYLERANCLPPPVFIISVSLAELAVFIYYAVWKPQKQWITLDTGILESPFTYNPEKREQAWRFVSYMLVHAGVQHIVGNLIMQLALGIPLEMVHKGLRVGLVYLAGVIAGSLASSIFDPLKYLVGASGGVYALMGGYFMNVLVNFREMIPALGIVRLLIIILIIGSDMGFALYRRFFVPADGSPVSFAAHVAGGFAGMSIGYTVFSCFDKALLKDPRFWIAIAAYFACVLFAVFFNIFLSPAN; encoded by the exons GTGGAGGGAGGACCCAGGACAATGGCTGCTGATCATGATTTGGAGATGGAGGATATGAATCTGAATATGGATAGAGACATGGAAGGAGAGCTGGAAGAAGAGCAGGAAATGAGAGAGGACGGTGGACGTGAAGATCCCTTCAAGAGTAAAAAGGTCCATAGGGTTGTCTCGAAATGGATGCTTCCTGAAAAGGTCCGAAGAACATACTTGGAGAGAGCTaactgcctcccaccccctgtgTTTATCATCTCCGTCAGCCTTGCTGAG CTGGCGGTGTTTATTTACTATGCCGTGTGGAAGCCTCAGAAACAGTGGATCACCCTGGACACAGGCATCCTGGAGAGTCCCTTTACCTACAATCCTGAGAAGCGGGAGCAAGCCTGGAGGTTTGTCTCCTATATGCTGGTCCACGCTGG AGTTCAGCACATCGTGGGGAATCTCATTATGCAGCTCGCTTTGGGTATTCCCTTGGAAATGGTCCACAAAGGCCTGCGAGTAGGGCTGGTGTACCTGGCAGGAGTGATTGCAG ggtCCCTTGCCAGCTCCATTTTTGACCCACTCAAATATCTTGTGGGTGCTTCAGGAGGAGTCTATGCTCTGATGGGAGGCTATTTTATGAATGTTCTGGTG AATTTTCGAGAAATGATTCCTGCCCTCGGAATTGTCAGACTACTGATCATCATCCTTATAa ttgGTTCAGATATGGGATTTGCTCTCTACAGAAGGTTCTTTGTCCCTGCGGACGGGTCACCG GTGTCTTTTGCAGCCCATGTTGCAGGTGGATTCGCTGGAATGTCCATAGGTTACACTGTGTTTAGCTGCTTTGATAAGGCTCTGCTGAAGGACCCAAGGTTCTGGATAGCAATTGCAGCTTATTTCGCTTGTGTCTTATTTGCcgtgtttttcaacattttcctaTCCCCAGCAAACTGA